Part of the Chanos chanos chromosome 5, fChaCha1.1, whole genome shotgun sequence genome, atcTGGGAGTCACAGCCTAGGCCGGTAACCTTTTCCCTTAGCATATCAGCGGGCTTTCTATTAGCTTGCATGCTATGCTAACTTCAAACATGTCGAAGACAGTACAATGACAGCATCGTTACTACATACGTATAAGTGTAATAAAAGCAGTATTCCATGTAATAATAAACTGTAAAGATGTTTCGGCAGGGACATAAGGAAGCAGCTCAGTTTTCTACCGTTTCTGCCTATCTTTTCAATCACACGTTTCTACAGCACAGCAAACTGAGCAAAAGCAGATCATTCGTTATCAAATTACTGGCCATCTCCTAAAACATTAGTAACAAATATGATTATAATATGGATCATTCATGTCTTTGTGGCATATTTCGACGGTGTTATTTAATGGATAGATGATGATTGTAAAGATGTAAAAAGATTTAAATCGCTAAGCGACTTCACTTACGTTTCACCCGCCATTATCCCCACAGTAAAAGAGAACACTACGCATGCGCAGTGGATATTTATAGCGAGGGTCCATCGCATTTCCTGTTGCCGAAAGTTGACTTTTTGTTGCCTAATGGTTTTATGGAAAATGCAATTTTGTTTACATCCAAACAAGCTTTATTTTACCGCAGCAACTTACTTTCATACAATgctgaattaaaacattttattaattatatgaaTCTAACTCTCACAAATACAAGTGGAGAGGATGAGATATCGTTTTCATTCCATGCAGGCGTGTATATGACGCGTCCAGTATCGTCATGGAGAActccttttgtatttatatagaggaaccacagagagcagtgaagtgTCTCTGGTGAGTACAGAAAGAATACGACAGACAGAGCTTTATATCCTGTGAACTCCTCATCTGAAGACTGATCCTCAAGACACTTTTAATTTTACGAAGATCTTTTTTGTCGCGGTGCACTGACTCACTTGATCGGTTCAATCGTTGTTTGCAAAGAGTTTCTTAAACTTAGATTTTGCAAACAGACAATAGAACTGTAACTTCTGGACTTTGCAAGTCACCACTTTTTCAACATCGGCTGTCAAGGCGAGAGGTCATTTAAACTGTGAGCAAGTTGTTGTGCATCGAAAACTTTCGACATGAACATCGTGGCTGAATTTTTCGTAGTGTCTCTTAAAGTGGTTTGGGCTTTCATATTGGCTGGTGCGAAATGGCTCATTCGGCCACGGGAAAAGAGTGTGGCaggtcaggtgtgtgtgataACTGGAGCTGGAAGCGGTCTCGGACGGCTCTTTGCGAAAGAGTTTGCCCGGAGAGGGGCGACCCTTGTGCTTTGGGACATTAACCGGCAAGGGAACGAGGAAACTGCCGAGATGGTTCGACAAATCTATCGGGATATGTCAGTTTCTAAAGAGGGTAAGTATATTTCCTTAAGTACACTGCTAGCGAGACTCTGAAATGGGAGAAAGACCCCTTAATTGCAACATCTGGGAACGTACATAATTTTCTTtacatgttgtgtttttcttatctACAGAACCTCACGACGGTGTTCAAGACGTGCCTTTAATCCAGCCACAAGTTTTCACATATTATTGCGACGTCAGTAAACGCGAGAGCGTATATTCCACTGCAGAGAAGGTGCGAAGAGAGGTGGGCAACATCGATATTCTCATCAACAACGCCGGTGTAGTCTCAGGGCACCATCTCCTGGAATGTCCAGATGAGCTCATTGAGCGAACCATGATGGTCAACTGCCACGCTCACTTCTGGGTGAGTTTTACTATCCCTTTCAAACATTGCTTTTCATTAGGACACCACCGAGCGAGATAAGGAATATGTTGTTCCCAGCAGTCTGTCTGAATCAGTTATTGCAAGTCCCTGCCTTACTTTGATTAACTGACTATATGTGGATTAGTCTAAGAGATGTCTCAATCTGTGAAATCATGGCAAGTCTTTCTAGTTATTTTAATACACATTATCTCTTTTAATCCACAGACTTCCAAGGCGTTTCTTCCCAAAATGCTGGAATTGAATCACGGACACATTGTGACTGTAGCCAGCTCTTTGGGATTATTCACAACTGCTGGTGTTGAGGTTAGTAGACTATTGCCCTCATGTATAACTTTTGCCAGTCCTAAACAATCTGCCAACACAAAACAGACTGAGTACCAGAAATCTGAATGTTTGTTCATCTTTTACATTCCAGGATTATTGTGCAAGCAAGTTTGGAGCCATTGGATTTCATGAATCCCTCAGCCATGAACTGAAGGCAGCTGACAAAGATGGTATTAAGATGACTCTGGTCTGCCCATTCTTAGTGGACACCGGCATGTTTAAAGGCTGCAAAATCAGGTGAGTGACCTTAGAAgtatattctgtgtttttaaaaggttttttaaCAGAGGGGAATAAAACCCGTGTTCCCAATTAGATTGTCAATAGCTCTGTACTAAAACCAGTCTTCTTCATAACAATTATGGAAGACATGCACATGTCATACGTTTGTGCCTGTAACTGTGAAAGGGAGTAATGTGGTTGTGTAATGTTTGAACAGAAAGGAGATGGCTCCATTTTTCCCACCACTGAAGCCAGAATACTGCGTGAAGGAAGCTATGAGAGCCATCCTCACGGACCAGCCCATGGTCTGCACTCCACGAGCTATGTACATGGTCACCTTCATGAAAACGTAAGAATGTTTAACCTCATACTAACACAAACTGCCTTCGCTGTAAGATTACGCATTCTCATTGTTGATGTAAGAGACTGACCAAAACGCCATCCTGTTTTGCAGAGTTTTGCCATTCGATGCTATTGTATGCATGTATCGGTTCATCGGCGCCGACAAATGCATGTACCCTTTCCTGGCGCATCGCAAGGAGTCCATGAACAACAATGAAGCAAAATCGGGAATGTAGATGCCAAGGTCTAGTGAAGAAAAAGGACTGACATTACAAGACTTATTTCACCGATAATATTATTAAAGTTattaagttattattattaaatattattctACAAttgtacaataaaaacaaacaaacaaacacaaaaccgcCATGTTGTTTCTCAGGAACAATGAGGCACCAAACTATATTATGGACTTATATTTAACACTAATTAAGTTGATGGAACAAACAATTTTCTTTGATTAATCTATTCTGATTTTGAAATTGGTTGATTTCGAAATCAGCTCTATACACAATGTAGTCAGCGGCATTTATTGCTATGAttataaaatatacagtatgttacTGTAAGAATGTACAAAGAATTATCGATTCTTTTCTTGAGAAATTTATAGTGTCTTTTATTATGTCAATATTCCAAGGTCACTTACCTCAGAGGATGTGTCCTCACCGTGTCATGCAACGCTTTAGAAACTATTAAGAGCCTCAGTTCTGTTCACTGAAGCTGACAGATGAGTTTTAGACATTGTttttgtatgtcatttataaTTACAAACTGTTTGATCCAACATTGACTGGTAACTTTGTTGCCATATATCCTAATGATTCTGTTTGTGCAACAATGTCAAGAACTGTGATTCTTCTTGTGCAGCAATGTACTGACATGACGTTGGAAAATTGAGATGTATATTAAgatgtaatataatttaatattaaaaactAATGTGACAAATCATACAAGTgatctgttctgtgtttctgtggtatagtactgactgaaatacaaaaaTGCTTAATGAGGGtaactcaaaaaaaacccccaagaaATAAGTCACTAAAGTTTTGAGTATTTCTTGAACAAATATACAGTGTCTGTGAAGGTAATAAGCcacacttcttcttcttcttcttcttcttcaaaaaaagatATGTTCTGATTTAGGTTTCCCTGTTTAACCccaactttttttccccctgactCACTTGTAAATCCCGTGCTGATACTAAAAGTCGACAAATTATTTACAAAGTGTCCTTTCAGAACTCATGTTATATATTGACTATCTTAATACCATTTA contains:
- the rdh10b gene encoding retinol dehydrogenase 10-B isoform X1, whose protein sequence is MNIVAEFFVVSLKVVWAFILAGAKWLIRPREKSVAGQVCVITGAGSGLGRLFAKEFARRGATLVLWDINRQGNEETAEMVRQIYRDMSVSKEEPHDGVQDVPLIQPQVFTYYCDVSKRESVYSTAEKVRREVGNIDILINNAGVVSGHHLLECPDELIERTMMVNCHAHFWTSKAFLPKMLELNHGHIVTVASSLGLFTTAGVEDYCASKFGAIGFHESLSHELKAADKDGIKMTLVCPFLVDTGMFKGCKIRKEMAPFFPPLKPEYCVKEAMRAILTDQPMVCTPRAMYMVTFMKTVLPFDAIVCMYRFIGADKCMYPFLAHRKESMNNNEAKSGM
- the rdh10b gene encoding retinol dehydrogenase 10-B isoform X2 → MNIVAEFFVVSLKVVWAFILAGAKWLIRPREKSVAGQVCVITGAGSGLGRLFAKEFARRGATLVLWDINRQGNEETAEMVRQIYRDMSVSKEGKYISLKPHDGVQDVPLIQPQVFTYYCDVSKRESVYSTAEKVRREVGNIDILINNAGVVSGHHLLECPDELIERTMMVNCHAHFWTSKAFLPKMLELNHGHIVTVASSLGLFTTAGVEDYCASKFGAIGFHESLSHELKAADKDGIKMTLVCPFLVDTGMFKGCKIRKEMAPFFPPLKPEYCVKEAMRAILTDQPMVCTPRAMYMVTFMKTVLPFDAIVCMYRFIGADKCMYPFLAHRKESMNNNEAKSGM